TTGAGCACCTCGTCGTACTTCAGGACGTTCTTACGGGTCTCGAAGTTCTGCTGCTCGACCTGCGACTGGGCCGACGCGATCGCGCGCGTCACCATCTTGTTCTCGATCGGCACATCGTCCGGCACGTTCGCCATCGCCATCACGCGCTCGACCATCTGCGCCTTGAACAGACGCATCAGGTCGTCACCCAGCGACAGGTAGAAACGGGACTCGCCCGGGTCGCCCTGACGGCCGGAACGACCGCGCAGCTGGTTGTCGATACGGCGCGACTCGTGCCGCTCGGTGCCCAGCACATAGAGCCCGCCGAGCTCGGTGACCTCGTCGTGCTCGGCCCTGACCGCGTCCTCGGCCCGCTCCAGCGCGGCGGGCAGAGCCGCGGCCCACTCCTCGACGTGCTCGACGGGGTCCAGGCCGCGCTGGCGCAGCTCCGCCTCGGCGAGGTCGTCGGGATTGCCGCCGAGCTTGATGTCCGTGCCGCGGCCGGCCATGTTCGTGGCGACGGTGACGGCACCCTTACGGCCGGCCTGGGCGACGATCGTCGCCTCCCGGTCGTGCTGCTTGGCGTTGAGGACCTCGTGCTGCACACCGCGCTTGTTCAGCTGCTGCGAGAGGTACTCGGACTTCTCGACCGAGGTGGTGCCGACCAGGATCGGCTGGCCCTTCTCGTGCTTCTCGGCGATGTCGTCGACGACCGCCGCGAACTTGGCGACCTCGGTCCGGTAGATCAGGTCGGACTGGTCCTTGCGGACCATCGGCCTGTTCGTCGGGATCGGCACAACGCCGAGCTTGTAGATCTGGTGGAACTCGGCGGCCTCCGTCATGGCCGTACCGGTCATTCCGGAGAGCTTGCCGTAGAGGCGGAAGAAGTTCTGCAGGGTGATCGTGGCGAGGGTCTGGTTCTCGTCCTTGATGTCCACCCCTTCCTTCGCCTCGATTGCCTGGTGCATGCCCTCGTTGTAGCGGCGGCCGGCGAGGATACGGCCGGTGTGCTCGTCGACGATCATGACTTCGCCGTCGATGACGACGTAGTCCTTGTCCTTCTTGAACAGTTCCTTGGCCTTGATGGCGTTGTTCAGATAACCGACGAGCGGGGTGTTCACCGACTCGTAGAGGTTGTCGATGCCCAGCCAGTCCTCGACCTTCGCGACACCCGGCTCATGGATGGCGACGGTCCGCTTCTTCTCGTCGACCTCGTAGTCGCCGGTTTCCTCGATGCCCTTGAGCTGGTTGCCCGGCTCGCCCTTGGCCAGGCGCGTCACCAGCTTGGCGAAGTCGCCGTACCACTTGGTGGCCTGGTCGGCGGGGCCGGAGATGATCAGCGGCGTACGGGCCTCGTCGACGAGGATCGAGTCGACCTCGTCGACGATGGCGTAGTTGTGGCCGCGCTGGACGAGCTCGTCCTGGGACCACGCCATGTTGTCGCGGAGGTAGTCGAAGCCGAACTCATTGTTCGTTCCGTACGTAATGTCGCAGTTGTACTGCTCACGGCGCTGGGCCGGCGTCATATTGGCGAGGATGCAGCCGACGTCCAGGCCCAGGAACTTGTGGACCCGGCCCATCATCTCGGAGTCACGCTCGGCCAGGTAGTCGTTGACCGTGATCAGGTGGACACCCTTGCCCGAAAGCGCGTTGAGATAGGCGGGGAGGGTGCCGACGAGGGTCTTGCCCTCACCGGTCTTCATCTCGGCGACGTATCCGAGGTGCAGGGCGGCGCCGCCCATCATCTGTACGTCGTAGTGGCGCTGACCGAGGACGCGCTTGGCGGCCTCGCGGACGGTGGCGAAGGCCTCGGGGAGCAGGTCGTCCAGACTTTCGCCGTCTGCGTAGCGCTCCTTGTACTCGTCCGTGAGCGCCCGCAACTCGGCGTCGGAGAGGTTGACGAAGTCCTCTTCGATGGAGTTGACCTGGTCCGCGATGCGGTGCAGTTTGCGCAGGATCTTGCCTTCGCCTGCACGCATGAGCTTGTTGAAGACGGACACTGAGGTTGGTCTCCTTGCCGATCGGGCCTGGCACTGGGTCGTGTTATGGACACTGGCGCGGGCACGGCAGGTAGGCCCCACCGCAACGGCCATCGTAAGCGAGGACCCCGCCGGGTCGGGAGGTCCACCGCCAGTCCGCCGTCGCTCACGCCTGCTGTCACCCGCAAGGAGAACGCACGGGACGCGTGGAAGGTGCCGGTGGGGTACGAAAAGTGCTCGCATCCGCCCGCGGTCCTGACCAGAATCCGGACATGGAGCCCATCACTCTCACCACCGAACGGCTGCTGCTGCGCCCCTTCACGACCGACGACACGGAGGCCGTCTTCCAGGCCTGCCAGGATCCCGACATCCAGCGCTGGACGACGGTCCCCTCGCCGTACGAACGGCAGCACGCGGCCGAGTTCACCGGGCACATGGTGCCGGACGGCTGGCGCACCAGCACGATGTGCACTTTCGCAGTGCTGCCACGCGAGGGCGGTCCGCTGATGGCCTCGGTCGCGGTCACGCTGCGGACCTTCTCGGGCACCTGGGAGATCGGCTTCTGGACGGGCAGGGAGCACCGCGGGCGCGGTGTCATGGCGGAGAGCGTGGGCGCCGTGGCGCACTGGGCCTTCAGCAGGCTGGGGGCGACACGTCTGGAGTGGCGGGCGGAAGTCGGCAACGCGGGGTCCCGGGCCGTCGCGGAGAAGTCCGGCTTCGTGATCGAGGGGGCTCTGCGCGCGGCTCTGCTGAACAAGGACACCCTCAGGGACACCTGGGTCGGCGCGCTGCTGCCGTCGGACCTCGGGCTGGCGAGCACGCATCCGTATCTCCCGGCCCAGGCCGGGGGATAGCGG
This portion of the Streptomyces sp. NBC_01750 genome encodes:
- a CDS encoding GNAT family N-acetyltransferase; translated protein: MEPITLTTERLLLRPFTTDDTEAVFQACQDPDIQRWTTVPSPYERQHAAEFTGHMVPDGWRTSTMCTFAVLPREGGPLMASVAVTLRTFSGTWEIGFWTGREHRGRGVMAESVGAVAHWAFSRLGATRLEWRAEVGNAGSRAVAEKSGFVIEGALRAALLNKDTLRDTWVGALLPSDLGLASTHPYLPAQAGG
- the secA gene encoding preprotein translocase subunit SecA — protein: MSVFNKLMRAGEGKILRKLHRIADQVNSIEEDFVNLSDAELRALTDEYKERYADGESLDDLLPEAFATVREAAKRVLGQRHYDVQMMGGAALHLGYVAEMKTGEGKTLVGTLPAYLNALSGKGVHLITVNDYLAERDSEMMGRVHKFLGLDVGCILANMTPAQRREQYNCDITYGTNNEFGFDYLRDNMAWSQDELVQRGHNYAIVDEVDSILVDEARTPLIISGPADQATKWYGDFAKLVTRLAKGEPGNQLKGIEETGDYEVDEKKRTVAIHEPGVAKVEDWLGIDNLYESVNTPLVGYLNNAIKAKELFKKDKDYVVIDGEVMIVDEHTGRILAGRRYNEGMHQAIEAKEGVDIKDENQTLATITLQNFFRLYGKLSGMTGTAMTEAAEFHQIYKLGVVPIPTNRPMVRKDQSDLIYRTEVAKFAAVVDDIAEKHEKGQPILVGTTSVEKSEYLSQQLNKRGVQHEVLNAKQHDREATIVAQAGRKGAVTVATNMAGRGTDIKLGGNPDDLAEAELRQRGLDPVEHVEEWAAALPAALERAEDAVRAEHDEVTELGGLYVLGTERHESRRIDNQLRGRSGRQGDPGESRFYLSLGDDLMRLFKAQMVERVMAMANVPDDVPIENKMVTRAIASAQSQVEQQNFETRKNVLKYDEVLNRQREVIYGERRRVLEGEDLHEQVRHFMDDTIDAYIQAETVEGFAEEWDLDRLWGAFKQLYPVKTTVEELEEAAGDRAGITAEFIGESIKDDIHEQYDEREKQLGSDIMRELERRVVLSVLDRKWREHLYEMDYLQEGIGLRAMAQKDPLVEYQREGFDMFTAMMEGIKEESVGYLFNLEVQVEQQVEEIPVQDAAARTSLAKEDVVPAGASRPEIRAKGLGAPQRPDRLHFSAPTVDGEGGVVEGDFDSEPARSETDGLTRAERRKAQKGAGRRRKK